In Anopheles gambiae chromosome 2, idAnoGambNW_F1_1, whole genome shotgun sequence, a single window of DNA contains:
- the LOC133392107 gene encoding cilia- and flagella-associated protein 251-like yields the protein MGAAILIVLLGLVAIGSAKPYEPYRKPSSPNQYPLYPYNFNLLYPESGRVSDEFLNRLFAELPKDSAGSVPFVRLDDKSSNDQYQEDGPISQSLDPRPEQTIDSELPNQGPAGKNEADNEQSLSNPDAQKEAAVEKPVGNNPSKDSEGQREKQEIPEKQAKEDEREVEKAHKGDGKTAHESDKTKEAPEKHHNRPQAEQSNSKPRYSNGPK from the coding sequence ATGGGAGCAGCAATTTTGATTGTACTACTTGGGCTCGTTGCCATCGGATCGGCCAAGCCGTACGAGCCGTATCGCAAACCATCCTCACCCAATCAATATCCGCTCTACCCGTACAATTTCAATCTGCTGTACCCGGAATCAGGCCGTGTTTCGGATGAGTTCTTAAACCGTCTCTTTGCCGAACTTCCCAAAGATTCTGCAGGAAGTGTGCCGTTTGTACGCCTTGACGATAAATCATCGAACGATCAGTATCAGGAAGATGGACCAATTTCCCAGTCGCTCGATCCTCGACCGGAACAAACGATCGATAGTGAACTACCTAACCAAGGACCGGCCGGTAAGAACGAAGCTGACAACGAGCAATCACTAAGCAATCCCGATGCACAGAAGGAAGCCGCTGTTGAAAAGCCGGTTGGAAATAATCCATCCAAAGATAGCGAAGGGCAGCGTGAAAAGCAGGAAATCCCCGAGAAACAGGCAAAAGAGGATGAACGTGAGGTTGAAAAAGCTCACAAAGGCGACGGAAAAACAGCACACGAAAGTGATAAAACCAAAGAAGCACCAGAAAAGCATCACAACCGTCCTCAAGCTGAGCAGTCTAATTCCAAACCTCGGTACAGCAACGGTCCCAAATAG
- the LOC1275736 gene encoding ankyrin repeat and MYND domain-containing protein 2 codes for MSSEKPNTAQDAADSSDTKPAAPKVVLTADQQAIFNRIAKNENSELRLLLSQYKASVDFVDENGMTPLQHAAYKGNKEAVQLLLDQGADVNSSKHEYNYTALHFGALSGSAEVCLKLLLAGADAKAINSVGRTAAQMGAFVANHEAVGTINNFVPLKDVECYTVARGQKEALLPVVLLEPFHSFIMQVNIHPVRILLNLQRYGLLASDMKNLRAVLVEMMEREMKRRGEVNEVMAFKYHYLGYVMGEIVKHRDYANSRRDAQQEQKTDFVELFAKRVLKPNKDGTLEYVEALVRECVREFPFRDCTIFRQMVTQLASKENLAPALDIVRAAINGQRGFQDTITYCSSCGEEKPDKKCSKCKEVQYCDRECQRLHWFTHKKVCSRPSGAAGEAPNAAAAKDIDSTEISEQLQKLVAG; via the coding sequence ATGTCGTCCGAAAAACCAAACACTGCGCAGGATGCCGCCGACAGCAGCGATACGAAACCCGCCGCACCGAAGGTGGTGCTGACCGCCGACCAGCAGGCAATATTTAATCGCATTGCAAAGAATGAAAATAGCGAACTGCGCCTGCTGCTATCGCAGTACAAAGCCAGCGTCGATTTTGTGGACGAAAATGGCATGACACCGCTGCAGCACGCGGCGTACAAGGGCAACAAGGAGGcggtgcagctgctgctggaccaGGGCGCGGATGTGAACTCCAGCAAGCACGAGTACAACTACACAGCGCTGCACTTCGGAGCCCTGTCCGGGAGCGCTGAGGTGTgtctgaagctgctgctggccggtGCCGATGCGAAGGCAATTAATTCCGTCGGTCGCACCGCCGCCCAGATGGGTGCATTCGTGGCGAACCACGAGGCGGTCGGTACGATCAACAACTTCGTCCCGCTGAAGGACGTGGAGTGCTATACGGTTGCACGGGGCCAAAAGGAggcgctgctgccggtggtgctgctggagcCATTCCATAGCTTTATCATGCAGGTCAATATCCACCCGGTGCGAATACTGCTGAACCTGCAGCGGTACGGTCTGCTGGCCTCGGACATGAAGAACCTGCGAGCGGTGCTGGTGGAGATGATGGAGCGCGAGATGAAGCGGCGCGGTGAGGTGAACGAGGTGATGGCCTTCAAGTACCATTATCTCGGGTACGTGATGGGCGAGATTGTGAAGCACCGCGACTACGCCAACTCACGGCGCGATGCGCAACAGGAACAGAAGACCGATTTCGTCGAGCTGTTTGCCAAGCGGGTGCTGAAACCGAACAAGGACGGCACGCTGGAGTACGTGGAAGCGCTCGTGCGCGAGTGTGTGCGAGAGTTCCCGTTCCGTGACTGCACCATCTTCCGGCAGATGGTGACGCAGCTCGCCAGCAAGGAGAATCTCGCCCCGGCCCTCGACATTGTCCGTGCGGCCATCAATGGGCAGCGCGGCTTCCAGGACACGATCACGTACTGCAGCTCGTGCGGCGAGGAAAAGCCGGACAAAAAGTGCTCCAAGTGCAAGGAGGTGCAGTACTGCGACCGGGAGTGCCAGCGGTTACACTGGTTCACCCACAAGAAGGTATGCAGCCGACCGTCTGGAGCGGCCGGCGAGGCACCGAACGCGGCCGCCGCCAAGGACATCGATTCGACGGAGATTAGCGAGCAGCTGCAAAAGTTGGTCGCCGGTTGA
- the LOC1275738 gene encoding tectonin beta-propeller repeat-containing protein isoform X2: protein MPSTLLFANSNEGRVYALSTSGSAWREFLYLGLEFKKICVVPHFMWAIGGDRQVYVHVHGLDVPIRLKEEAYENERWLPIEGFSNRLLPTDRYHFSNADGTVDRNIDKVRLPSMAWQWEGEWQLDLTLDGQPLDHDGWTYAVDFPATYHPQKNWKSCVRRRKWVRFRRYCALNSWCAVAPLHKDPTQEPFIDVSIGGANVPGASPGLLLVWAVTAHGRVMFRSGVSTTAPEGLRWTAVTTPSGCEVSQISVGATGLVWAVLYNGRAIVRAGITRDTLTGNNWLEVKPPGTNLKIAQVAVGTNSVWCVTNDNHVWFRRGVHGEASGVSEDAAIGGGWVEMVGNISYISVAANDQVFAVGSEDRALYFRSGVSATDPTGKKWRLIQLPMQLSRTSSNFSFSSRQSGNSSPTTTKHRSLNSLYKERLQQEAGNAGAAGGGTMAGGAGIEETSRSAPTANVKNRPELWHKPELSPDALATQLEAKQHLQQQQQQHVGSLVESKLAKKVSLESVAGTSVPVSNEVYEISGKQLKNSRAWSPVRSVGSVVGTEAHPETDSSVFEGETSRDSGVFGECEDHGGSQNWTDCEVQWVGCSAGAVTVDPALLPNWFNDSYSQNASEELNQSWRLQLLDDLKKRLPAGEMESGAFAHYEKAIEMSSWVKSGEARCAKSGHPFEDCLIELEWVNNQGTGPDSGTLTVLNSDGITTKMQFSLSEITCIMCCSEPGSPRLAIHAPRLPPGSSPLKLQFSGDTDLEDWISHLTSVCCQINEVQGRPSARSVWITSGMGDVFVFDPINLESAQWEEAAKSYRQRIDLTATETPYLTALHNGMLIGSRLEISGFIYDDADQVRFDLQGHPTVRLRHKLETQRNIPLHINPRFNENLTVFNSMAASAWSEDEIRDKLVTFAPGAEFKLEIYSDTDGFRVQVNGKEHPKFHYRSGLAPDTVCSLYSSGRVKILQIVYDSPRIIIPLRDVYWRQIGGHMKRVVSSKAGVVWGIGYDNTAWVYSGGWGGAFLKGLETSSQGINVMTDTQNYYIYENQRWNPLSGFSSTGLPTDRHMWSDVTGKHKRSKEHAKLLSMHWQWISDWMVDFHNPGGVDRDGWQYAVDFPASYHAKKQFTDYVRRRRWYRKCRLTTSGPWQEIGNTKVVDVALQPDSDDADCTITVWAIAANGDVLYRRGVSQSQPAGTGWEHVPCDQPLTSISIYDNKVWTVGKNGSAFLRCGITVDNPLGSKWQLIEPPGGVSFKQISAGKCGIWALDTVGRLSVRKEINGTFPEGSHWQLLPNVLNDPPHYEGNSGFKNVSVSEHVFAVSQSGYVCKRSGITPLNPAGTGWILGIQANWSSVNVTGFYD, encoded by the exons ATGCCCAGCACGCTGCTATTCGCCAACAGCAATGAGGGCCGTGTCTATGCACTCTCCACTTCCGGATCGGCCTGGCGCGAGTTCCTCTACCTCGGGCTGGAGTTTAAGAAGATCTGCGTGGTGCCACACTTTATGTGGGCGATCGGGGGCGACCGGCAAGTGTACGTGCACGTGCACGGGCTAGACGTGCCGATACGTCTCAAGGAGGAAGCGTACGAGAACGAGCGCTGGCTGCCGATCGAAGGCTTCTCTAACCGCTTGCTACCTACGGATCGGTACCATTTCTCCAACGCGGACGGTACCGTCGACCGAAACATCGACAAGGTGCGGCTACCCTCGATGGCGTGGCAGTGGGAGGGCGAGTGGCAGCTCGATCTGACCCTCGACGGGCAGCCGCTCGACCATGACGGGTGGACGTATGCGGTAGACTTTCCCGCCACCTACCATCCGCAGAAGAACTGGAAGTCGTGCGTCCGGCGCCGGAAGTGGGTACGCTTCCGGCGCTACTGTGCGCTAAACTCCTGGTGTGCCGTCGCCCCGCTGCACAAAGACCCGACGCAGGAACCGTTCATCGACGTTTCGATCGGCGGCGCGAATGTGCCCGGCGCATCGCCgggactgctgctggtgtgggCCGTAACGGCGCACGGCCGGGTGATGTTCCGGTCGGGCGTCAGTACCACCGCACCGGAAGGGTTGCGCTGGACGGCCGTTACCACACCGTCCGGGTGCGAGGTGTCCCAGATATCGGTCGGTGCCACCGGACTGGTCTGGGCCGTGCTGTACAACGGGCGAGCGATCGTGCGGGCCGGCATCACGCGGGACACACTGACCGGCAACAATTGGCTGGAGGTGAAACCGCCCGGGACCAATCTCAAGATCGCGCAAGTGGCCGTCGGCACCAACTCCGTGTGGTGCGTCACGAACGACAATCATGTGTGGTTCCGGCGCGGCGTACACGGGGAAGCGTCGGGCGTTAGCGAGGATGCCGCCATCGGGGGCGGGTGGGTGGAGATGGTTGGCAACATTTCGTACATCTCCGTGGCGGCCAACGATCAGGTGTTTGCCGTCGGGTCGGAAGATCGCGCCCTGTACTTCCGGTCCGGCGTGTCGGCCACCGATCCGACCGGCAAGAAGTGGCGCCTCATTCAGCTGCCGATGCAGCTCAGCCGTACGTCGAGTAATTTTTCCTTCTCCAGCCGGCAAAGTGGAAACAGCTCGCCTACTACGACGAAGCACCGCAGCTTGAACAGCCTGTACAAGGAGCGGCTGCAGCAGGAAGCGGGCAACGCGGGTGCCGCTGGCGGAGGAACGATGGCCGGCGGGGCGGGCATCGAGGAAACGTCCCGTTCGGCACCGACAGCAAACGTGAAGAACCGACCGGAACTGTGGCATAAACCGGAACTGTCGCCTGATGCGCTTGCGACCCAGCTGGAAGCGAAACAGCatctacagcagcagcaacagcagcacgtgGGAAGTCTGGTGGAGAGCAAGCTCGCCAAGAAGGTGTCGCTAGAGAGTGTGGCCGGCACGAGCGTCCCGGTGAGCAACGAGGTGTACGAGATTTCGGGCAAGCAGCTGAAAAACTCGCGCGCCTGGAGCCCGGTCCGGTCGGTTGGTTCGGTGGTCGGCACGGAGGCACACCCGGAGACGGACTCGAGCGTGTTCGAGGGCGAAACGTCCCGCGATTCGGGCGTGTTTGGCGAGTGTGAAGACCACGGCGGGTCGCAAAACTGGACCGACTGTGAGGTGCAGTGGGTGGGCTGCTCCGCCGGTGCCGTCACAGTCGATCCGGCCCTGCTGCCGAACTGGTTCAACGATAGCTACTCGCAGAACGCGTCGGAAGAGCTGAACCAATCCTGgcggctgcagctgctggacgATCTCAAGAAACGTCTGCCAGCGGGCGAGATGGAGAGCGGCGCCTTTGCACACTACGAAAAGGCGATTGAAATGAGCTCGTGGGTGAAATCGGGCGAAGCGCGTTGTGCCAAGTCGGGCCACCCTTTCGAGGACTGTCTGATCGAACTGGAATGGGTGAACAATCAGGGTACCGGGCCCGACTCGGGCACGCTGACCGTGCTCAACTCGGACGGCATTACGACCAAAATGCAGTTCTCGCTGTCCGAAATTACGTGCATCATGTGCTGCAGTGAGCCCGGTTCCCCCCGGCTGGCCATCCATGCTCCCCGGCTGCCACCGGGATCGTCGCCATTGAAGCTGCAGTTCAGCGGCGATACAGATTTGGAGGATTGGATCTCGCATCTCACCTCGGTCTGTTGCCAAATCAACGAGGTGCAGGGTCGACCGTCGGCCCGCTCGGTGTGGATAACGTCCGGGATGGGCGATGTGTTCGTGTTCGATCCGATTAATCTGGAGTCAGCGCAGTGGGAGGAGGCGGCCAAGAGCTATCGCCAACGAATCGATCTGACAGCGACCGAAACACCGTACCTAACAGCTCTTCATAATGG TATGCTTATCGGTTCACGGCTGGAAATTTCGGGCTTCATATACGACGACGCCGACCAGGTGCGGTTCGATCTGCAGGGCCACCCGACCGTCCGGTTGCGCCACAAGCTGGAAACGCAGCGCAACATTCCGCTGCACATCAATCCAAGGTTTAACGAGAACCTGACCGTGTTTAACTCGATGGCCGCATCGGCGTGGAGTGAGGACGAAATACGCGACAAGCTGGTCACGTTCGCACCGGGGGCAGAATTCAAGCTGGAAATCTACAGCGATACGGACGGGTTCCGGGTGCAGGTGAATGGCAAAGAGCATCCCAAGTTTCACTACCGCAGCGGACTCGCACCGGACACCGTGTGCAGTCTGTACAGCAGCGGCCGGGTAAAAATACTGCAGATCGTGTACGACAGTCCGCGAATCATCATCCCGCTGCGTGATGTGTACTGGCGCCAGATCGGGGGCCACATGAAGCGGGTCGTTTCGAGCAAGGCCGGTGTCGTTTGGGGCATCGGGTACGACAACACGGCCTGGGTGTACTCGGGCGGTTGGGGCGGCGCGTTCCTGAAGGGGCTGGAGACGAGCAGCCAAGGCATCAACGTAATGACGGACACGCAAAACTACTACATCTACGAGAACCAGCGCTGGAATCCGCTTTCCGGCTTCTCCTCCACCGGACTGCCGACCGATCGGCACATGTGGAGCGACGTGACAGGCAAGCACAAGCGCAGCAAGGAGCACGCCaagctgctgtcgatgcactGGCAGTGGATCAGCGATTGGATGGTAGACTTCCACAATCCAGGCGGGGTCGATCGCGACGGGTGGCAGTATGCGGTCGATTTCCCTGCTTCGTACCATgcgaaaaagcagttcacggACTACGTGCGACGACGCCGCTGGTACCGCAAGTGTCGGCTAACGACGAGCGGACCGTGGCAGGAGATCGGCAACACTAAGGTGGTGGACGTAGCGCTTCAGCCGGATAGCGATGATGCGGACTGCACCATCACGGTTTGGGCGATTGCGGCAAACGGAGATGTACTGTACCGTCGCGGTGTTTCCCAGTCTCAACCAGCG GGTACTGGCTGGGAACACGTTCCATGCGATCAACCCCTCACCAGTATTAGTATTTACGACAACAAAGTTTGGACGGTGGGCAAAAATGGCAGTGCATTCCTGCGATGCGGTATTACGGTGGACAATCCACTCGGCAGCAAGTGGCAGCTGATTGAACCACCGGGAGGCGTTAGTTTTAAGCAAATCTCGGCAGGAAAGTGTGGCATCTGGGCACTGGATACGGTTGGGCGGCTTTCGGTACGGAAGGAAATTAACGGCACCTTTCCGGAGGGTAGTCACTGGCAGCTCCTGCCCAACGTTCTGAACGATCCACCGCACTATGAGGGAAACAGTGGGTTTAAGAACGTTTCGGTTAGCGAGCACGTGTTTGCCGTCTCCCAATCTGGCTACGTATGCAAACGTAGCGGTATTACGCCCTTGAATCCAGCAGGCACTGGATGGATCCTCGGTATTCAG GCAAACTGGAGTTCCGTTAATGTGACTGGGTTTTACGATTGA
- the LOC1275738 gene encoding tectonin beta-propeller repeat-containing protein isoform X1 yields the protein MPSTLLFANSNEGRVYALSTSGSAWREFLYLGLEFKKICVVPHFMWAIGGDRQVYVHVHGLDVPIRLKEEAYENERWLPIEGFSNRLLPTDRYHFSNADGTVDRNIDKVRLPSMAWQWEGEWQLDLTLDGQPLDHDGWTYAVDFPATYHPQKNWKSCVRRRKWVRFRRYCALNSWCAVAPLHKDPTQEPFIDVSIGGANVPGASPGLLLVWAVTAHGRVMFRSGVSTTAPEGLRWTAVTTPSGCEVSQISVGATGLVWAVLYNGRAIVRAGITRDTLTGNNWLEVKPPGTNLKIAQVAVGTNSVWCVTNDNHVWFRRGVHGEASGVSEDAAIGGGWVEMVGNISYISVAANDQVFAVGSEDRALYFRSGVSATDPTGKKWRLIQLPMQLSRTSSNFSFSSRQSGNSSPTTTKHRSLNSLYKERLQQEAGNAGAAGGGTMAGGAGIEETSRSAPTANVKNRPELWHKPELSPDALATQLEAKQHLQQQQQQHVGSLVESKLAKKVSLESVAGTSVPVSNEVYEISGKQLKNSRAWSPVRSVGSVVGTEAHPETDSSVFEGETSRDSGVFGECEDHGGSQNWTDCEVQWVGCSAGAVTVDPALLPNWFNDSYSQNASEELNQSWRLQLLDDLKKRLPAGEMESGAFAHYEKAIEMSSWVKSGEARCAKSGHPFEDCLIELEWVNNQGTGPDSGTLTVLNSDGITTKMQFSLSEITCIMCCSEPGSPRLAIHAPRLPPGSSPLKLQFSGDTDLEDWISHLTSVCCQINEVQGRPSARSVWITSGMGDVFVFDPINLESAQWEEAAKSYRQRIDLTATETPYLTALHNGMLIGSRLEISGFIYDDADQVRFDLQGHPTVRLRHKLETQRNIPLHINPRFNENLTVFNSMAASAWSEDEIRDKLVTFAPGAEFKLEIYSDTDGFRVQVNGKEHPKFHYRSGLAPDTVCSLYSSGRVKILQIVYDSPRIIIPLRDVYWRQIGGHMKRVVSSKAGVVWGIGYDNTAWVYSGGWGGAFLKGLETSSQGINVMTDTQNYYIYENQRWNPLSGFSSTGLPTDRHMWSDVTGKHKRSKEHAKLLSMHWQWISDWMVDFHNPGGVDRDGWQYAVDFPASYHAKKQFTDYVRRRRWYRKCRLTTSGPWQEIGNTKVVDVALQPDSDDADCTITVWAIAANGDVLYRRGVSQSQPAGTGWEHVPCDQPLTSISIYDNKVWTVGKNGSAFLRCGITVDNPLGSKWQLIEPPGGVSFKQISAGKCGIWALDTVGRLSVRKEINGTFPEGSHWQLLPNVLNDPPHYEGNSGFKNVSVSEHVFAVSQSGYVCKRSGITPLNPAGTGWILGIQVRNSSEVLRLNLFSV from the exons ATGCCCAGCACGCTGCTATTCGCCAACAGCAATGAGGGCCGTGTCTATGCACTCTCCACTTCCGGATCGGCCTGGCGCGAGTTCCTCTACCTCGGGCTGGAGTTTAAGAAGATCTGCGTGGTGCCACACTTTATGTGGGCGATCGGGGGCGACCGGCAAGTGTACGTGCACGTGCACGGGCTAGACGTGCCGATACGTCTCAAGGAGGAAGCGTACGAGAACGAGCGCTGGCTGCCGATCGAAGGCTTCTCTAACCGCTTGCTACCTACGGATCGGTACCATTTCTCCAACGCGGACGGTACCGTCGACCGAAACATCGACAAGGTGCGGCTACCCTCGATGGCGTGGCAGTGGGAGGGCGAGTGGCAGCTCGATCTGACCCTCGACGGGCAGCCGCTCGACCATGACGGGTGGACGTATGCGGTAGACTTTCCCGCCACCTACCATCCGCAGAAGAACTGGAAGTCGTGCGTCCGGCGCCGGAAGTGGGTACGCTTCCGGCGCTACTGTGCGCTAAACTCCTGGTGTGCCGTCGCCCCGCTGCACAAAGACCCGACGCAGGAACCGTTCATCGACGTTTCGATCGGCGGCGCGAATGTGCCCGGCGCATCGCCgggactgctgctggtgtgggCCGTAACGGCGCACGGCCGGGTGATGTTCCGGTCGGGCGTCAGTACCACCGCACCGGAAGGGTTGCGCTGGACGGCCGTTACCACACCGTCCGGGTGCGAGGTGTCCCAGATATCGGTCGGTGCCACCGGACTGGTCTGGGCCGTGCTGTACAACGGGCGAGCGATCGTGCGGGCCGGCATCACGCGGGACACACTGACCGGCAACAATTGGCTGGAGGTGAAACCGCCCGGGACCAATCTCAAGATCGCGCAAGTGGCCGTCGGCACCAACTCCGTGTGGTGCGTCACGAACGACAATCATGTGTGGTTCCGGCGCGGCGTACACGGGGAAGCGTCGGGCGTTAGCGAGGATGCCGCCATCGGGGGCGGGTGGGTGGAGATGGTTGGCAACATTTCGTACATCTCCGTGGCGGCCAACGATCAGGTGTTTGCCGTCGGGTCGGAAGATCGCGCCCTGTACTTCCGGTCCGGCGTGTCGGCCACCGATCCGACCGGCAAGAAGTGGCGCCTCATTCAGCTGCCGATGCAGCTCAGCCGTACGTCGAGTAATTTTTCCTTCTCCAGCCGGCAAAGTGGAAACAGCTCGCCTACTACGACGAAGCACCGCAGCTTGAACAGCCTGTACAAGGAGCGGCTGCAGCAGGAAGCGGGCAACGCGGGTGCCGCTGGCGGAGGAACGATGGCCGGCGGGGCGGGCATCGAGGAAACGTCCCGTTCGGCACCGACAGCAAACGTGAAGAACCGACCGGAACTGTGGCATAAACCGGAACTGTCGCCTGATGCGCTTGCGACCCAGCTGGAAGCGAAACAGCatctacagcagcagcaacagcagcacgtgGGAAGTCTGGTGGAGAGCAAGCTCGCCAAGAAGGTGTCGCTAGAGAGTGTGGCCGGCACGAGCGTCCCGGTGAGCAACGAGGTGTACGAGATTTCGGGCAAGCAGCTGAAAAACTCGCGCGCCTGGAGCCCGGTCCGGTCGGTTGGTTCGGTGGTCGGCACGGAGGCACACCCGGAGACGGACTCGAGCGTGTTCGAGGGCGAAACGTCCCGCGATTCGGGCGTGTTTGGCGAGTGTGAAGACCACGGCGGGTCGCAAAACTGGACCGACTGTGAGGTGCAGTGGGTGGGCTGCTCCGCCGGTGCCGTCACAGTCGATCCGGCCCTGCTGCCGAACTGGTTCAACGATAGCTACTCGCAGAACGCGTCGGAAGAGCTGAACCAATCCTGgcggctgcagctgctggacgATCTCAAGAAACGTCTGCCAGCGGGCGAGATGGAGAGCGGCGCCTTTGCACACTACGAAAAGGCGATTGAAATGAGCTCGTGGGTGAAATCGGGCGAAGCGCGTTGTGCCAAGTCGGGCCACCCTTTCGAGGACTGTCTGATCGAACTGGAATGGGTGAACAATCAGGGTACCGGGCCCGACTCGGGCACGCTGACCGTGCTCAACTCGGACGGCATTACGACCAAAATGCAGTTCTCGCTGTCCGAAATTACGTGCATCATGTGCTGCAGTGAGCCCGGTTCCCCCCGGCTGGCCATCCATGCTCCCCGGCTGCCACCGGGATCGTCGCCATTGAAGCTGCAGTTCAGCGGCGATACAGATTTGGAGGATTGGATCTCGCATCTCACCTCGGTCTGTTGCCAAATCAACGAGGTGCAGGGTCGACCGTCGGCCCGCTCGGTGTGGATAACGTCCGGGATGGGCGATGTGTTCGTGTTCGATCCGATTAATCTGGAGTCAGCGCAGTGGGAGGAGGCGGCCAAGAGCTATCGCCAACGAATCGATCTGACAGCGACCGAAACACCGTACCTAACAGCTCTTCATAATGG TATGCTTATCGGTTCACGGCTGGAAATTTCGGGCTTCATATACGACGACGCCGACCAGGTGCGGTTCGATCTGCAGGGCCACCCGACCGTCCGGTTGCGCCACAAGCTGGAAACGCAGCGCAACATTCCGCTGCACATCAATCCAAGGTTTAACGAGAACCTGACCGTGTTTAACTCGATGGCCGCATCGGCGTGGAGTGAGGACGAAATACGCGACAAGCTGGTCACGTTCGCACCGGGGGCAGAATTCAAGCTGGAAATCTACAGCGATACGGACGGGTTCCGGGTGCAGGTGAATGGCAAAGAGCATCCCAAGTTTCACTACCGCAGCGGACTCGCACCGGACACCGTGTGCAGTCTGTACAGCAGCGGCCGGGTAAAAATACTGCAGATCGTGTACGACAGTCCGCGAATCATCATCCCGCTGCGTGATGTGTACTGGCGCCAGATCGGGGGCCACATGAAGCGGGTCGTTTCGAGCAAGGCCGGTGTCGTTTGGGGCATCGGGTACGACAACACGGCCTGGGTGTACTCGGGCGGTTGGGGCGGCGCGTTCCTGAAGGGGCTGGAGACGAGCAGCCAAGGCATCAACGTAATGACGGACACGCAAAACTACTACATCTACGAGAACCAGCGCTGGAATCCGCTTTCCGGCTTCTCCTCCACCGGACTGCCGACCGATCGGCACATGTGGAGCGACGTGACAGGCAAGCACAAGCGCAGCAAGGAGCACGCCaagctgctgtcgatgcactGGCAGTGGATCAGCGATTGGATGGTAGACTTCCACAATCCAGGCGGGGTCGATCGCGACGGGTGGCAGTATGCGGTCGATTTCCCTGCTTCGTACCATgcgaaaaagcagttcacggACTACGTGCGACGACGCCGCTGGTACCGCAAGTGTCGGCTAACGACGAGCGGACCGTGGCAGGAGATCGGCAACACTAAGGTGGTGGACGTAGCGCTTCAGCCGGATAGCGATGATGCGGACTGCACCATCACGGTTTGGGCGATTGCGGCAAACGGAGATGTACTGTACCGTCGCGGTGTTTCCCAGTCTCAACCAGCG GGTACTGGCTGGGAACACGTTCCATGCGATCAACCCCTCACCAGTATTAGTATTTACGACAACAAAGTTTGGACGGTGGGCAAAAATGGCAGTGCATTCCTGCGATGCGGTATTACGGTGGACAATCCACTCGGCAGCAAGTGGCAGCTGATTGAACCACCGGGAGGCGTTAGTTTTAAGCAAATCTCGGCAGGAAAGTGTGGCATCTGGGCACTGGATACGGTTGGGCGGCTTTCGGTACGGAAGGAAATTAACGGCACCTTTCCGGAGGGTAGTCACTGGCAGCTCCTGCCCAACGTTCTGAACGATCCACCGCACTATGAGGGAAACAGTGGGTTTAAGAACGTTTCGGTTAGCGAGCACGTGTTTGCCGTCTCCCAATCTGGCTACGTATGCAAACGTAGCGGTATTACGCCCTTGAATCCAGCAGGCACTGGATGGATCCTCGGTATTCAGGTACGTAATTCAAGCGAAGTACTACGGTTGAATCTTTTTAGTGTTTAA